A genomic segment from Desulfobacteraceae bacterium encodes:
- a CDS encoding rhodanese-like domain-containing protein — MKQARWQAPALVALAFLIALGTNQWRSDGIALVGAWSANARFSDAAGDSLVIGVEEAQRLFQQDAALFVDARPQSQYADGHIRGALSLPWHEVDRYYVEAAERLEGAAMIITYCDGESCDLSHELALFLKEMGFENVRVLVDGWSVWQQAGLPLQMGD; from the coding sequence TTGAAACAGGCCCGCTGGCAGGCGCCGGCACTGGTGGCCCTGGCTTTTCTCATTGCCCTGGGCACCAACCAGTGGCGCTCCGATGGCATCGCGCTTGTCGGGGCCTGGTCGGCGAACGCCCGCTTTTCCGATGCTGCCGGCGACAGCCTGGTCATCGGCGTGGAAGAGGCCCAGCGCCTGTTTCAGCAGGATGCGGCGCTCTTCGTGGATGCGCGGCCACAGAGCCAGTATGCCGACGGTCACATCCGCGGTGCCCTGAGTCTTCCCTGGCATGAGGTGGACCGCTATTACGTGGAAGCCGCCGAACGGCTGGAGGGTGCGGCCATGATCATCACATACTGCGACGGAGAAAGCTGTGACCTGAGCCACGAGCTGGCCCTTTTCCTCAAAGAGATGGGCTTTGAAAACGTGCGCGTACTGGTCGACGGCTGGAGCGTGTGGCAGCAGGCCGGGCTGCCGCTTCAGATGGGGGACTGA
- a CDS encoding permease encodes MTERTKLLLIVGVFVAAYYVPWNHPVIRQSGLEAFMMLQEYAREHVLTCLIPAFFIAGAIAVFVSQASVLKYFGAQAGKLLSYSVASVSGTILAVCSCTVLPLFAGIYTRGAGIGPATAFLYSGPAINVLAITLTAKILGWQLGLARAVGAVIFAVVTGLLMALIFRKDDAARTAGQIYVPEAGAKERTLLQDGLYLLTMVLILVFAAFAKPAAGATGLWPAIFAAKWYITIALLIILGVMLKAWFTRDECQSWVEATWGFMKQIFPLLAGGVLVAGFMLGRPGHPALIPEAWIQNLLGGNSLWANLIAALAGALMYFATLTEVPILQGLLGAGMGQGPALALLLAGPALSLPNMLVIGSVMGVKKTATFCGIIVIMSTIAGMAYGAFFA; translated from the coding sequence ATGACAGAGCGCACCAAACTGCTGTTGATCGTAGGGGTCTTCGTGGCCGCCTACTACGTCCCCTGGAACCACCCGGTGATCCGCCAATCGGGGCTGGAGGCCTTCATGATGCTCCAGGAGTACGCCCGCGAGCATGTTTTGACCTGCCTGATTCCGGCATTTTTCATCGCCGGGGCGATCGCCGTCTTCGTCTCCCAGGCCTCGGTGCTCAAATACTTCGGCGCCCAGGCCGGCAAGCTCCTCTCCTACTCGGTGGCCTCGGTTTCAGGCACCATCCTGGCGGTCTGCTCCTGCACGGTGCTGCCGCTGTTTGCCGGCATCTACACTCGCGGTGCGGGCATCGGCCCGGCCACGGCCTTTCTCTACTCCGGGCCGGCGATCAACGTGCTGGCCATCACCCTGACGGCCAAGATCCTGGGCTGGCAGCTGGGCCTGGCCCGGGCCGTGGGCGCGGTGATTTTTGCCGTGGTCACGGGGCTTTTGATGGCGCTGATCTTCCGCAAGGACGACGCCGCGCGAACGGCTGGACAGATCTACGTGCCCGAGGCGGGGGCCAAAGAGCGCACCCTGCTGCAGGACGGCCTCTACCTGCTGACCATGGTCCTGATCCTGGTGTTTGCCGCCTTCGCAAAACCCGCTGCCGGCGCGACGGGGCTATGGCCGGCGATCTTCGCCGCCAAATGGTATATTACCATTGCCCTGCTGATCATCCTGGGGGTGATGCTCAAAGCCTGGTTCACCCGCGATGAATGCCAAAGCTGGGTGGAGGCCACCTGGGGCTTTATGAAGCAGATTTTTCCGCTGTTGGCCGGGGGTGTCCTGGTGGCCGGCTTCATGCTGGGCCGCCCCGGGCATCCGGCCCTGATTCCCGAAGCGTGGATCCAGAACCTGCTGGGCGGCAACTCCCTCTGGGCCAACCTGATCGCCGCCCTGGCCGGGGCCCTGATGTACTTTGCGACCCTGACCGAGGTGCCCATCTTGCAGGGGCTGTTGGGGGCCGGCATGGGCCAGGGCCCGGCACTGGCCCTGCTCCTGGCCGGCCCGGCGCTCTCGCTGCCCAACATGCTGGTGATCGGCAGCGTCATGGGTGTCAAGAAGACGGCCACCTTTTGCGGCATCATCGTGATCATGTCCACCATCGCCGGGATGGCTTACGGCGCTTTTTTCGCATAG
- a CDS encoding ABC transporter ATP-binding protein yields MLSLENLHVYYGAIHAIKGISIRIPRGQIVTLIGANGAGKSTVLRAISGLTKPRSGRILYDQAEITGWAPENVVRQGIALAPEGRRILPHLTVYENLQLGAYSRSDKDGIAADVDKVYGLFPRLHERSQQKGGTLSGGEQQMLAVARALMSRPKVLMLDEPSLGLAPKLVAEVFEIIRAINAQGCTVLLVEQNAFTALGIADYAYVLEVGTIVLAGEGARLINDARVRAAYLGG; encoded by the coding sequence ATGCTTAGCCTGGAGAACCTGCACGTCTACTACGGGGCGATTCACGCCATCAAGGGCATCTCGATCCGCATCCCCAGGGGTCAGATCGTGACCCTGATCGGCGCCAACGGCGCCGGCAAGAGCACCGTCCTGCGCGCCATTTCCGGCCTGACCAAGCCCAGGAGCGGCCGGATCCTCTACGATCAGGCCGAGATCACCGGCTGGGCGCCGGAGAACGTGGTCCGCCAGGGGATCGCCCTCGCCCCGGAAGGCCGCAGGATCCTGCCGCACCTCACCGTTTACGAAAACCTCCAGCTGGGGGCCTACAGCCGCAGCGACAAGGACGGCATCGCCGCCGACGTCGACAAGGTCTACGGCCTTTTCCCGCGCCTGCATGAGCGCTCCCAACAGAAGGGCGGGACCCTTTCCGGCGGCGAGCAGCAGATGCTGGCCGTCGCCCGGGCGCTGATGAGCCGGCCCAAGGTGCTGATGCTGGATGAGCCCTCCCTGGGGCTGGCGCCCAAACTGGTGGCGGAGGTTTTCGAGATCATCCGGGCCATCAATGCCCAGGGCTGCACCGTGCTCTTGGTGGAACAAAACGCCTTCACCGCGCTGGGCATCGCCGACTACGCCTACGTGCTGGAGGTGGGCACGATCGTGCTGGCGGGCGAGGGTGCCCGCCTGATCAACGACGCCCGGGTGCGGGCGGCCTACCTGGGCGGCTGA
- a CDS encoding ABC transporter ATP-binding protein produces MNDAIVLQTRDLTMRFGGLTAVKDFNIAVPRGGLVGLIGPNGAGKTTCFNMITGFYKPSQGAVIFQGREISGAAPHEVCRAGIARTFQNIRLFANETALQNVMIGAHLRQQTTWWHALLGLPGFRREEKALREKARRLLEIVGLADHGEEKATSLPYGAQRRLEIARALATDPAFLLLDEPAAGMNPQETEHLMAFIRSIREQFSLTILLIEHDMKVVMGICERIWVLDYGETIAVGSPEEIRRDPGVIEAYLGKESAAHA; encoded by the coding sequence ATGAACGACGCGATCGTCCTGCAAACCCGTGACCTGACCATGCGCTTCGGCGGCCTGACCGCCGTCAAGGACTTCAACATCGCGGTGCCACGGGGTGGCCTGGTGGGCCTGATCGGGCCCAACGGCGCCGGTAAGACCACCTGCTTCAACATGATCACGGGGTTTTACAAGCCCTCCCAAGGGGCGGTGATCTTCCAGGGCCGGGAGATCAGCGGGGCCGCACCCCACGAGGTTTGCCGGGCCGGGATCGCCCGCACCTTTCAGAATATCCGCCTGTTTGCCAACGAAACCGCCCTGCAAAACGTCATGATCGGCGCCCACCTGCGCCAGCAGACCACCTGGTGGCACGCGCTGCTGGGTCTGCCCGGCTTTCGGCGGGAGGAAAAGGCATTGCGGGAAAAGGCGCGCCGCCTGCTGGAGATCGTCGGGCTGGCCGACCACGGCGAGGAAAAAGCCACCAGCCTGCCCTACGGCGCCCAGCGGCGCCTTGAGATCGCGCGCGCACTGGCCACCGATCCGGCCTTTCTGCTGCTCGACGAGCCCGCCGCTGGCATGAACCCCCAGGAGACCGAGCACCTGATGGCGTTTATCCGCAGCATCCGGGAGCAGTTCAGCCTGACGATCCTCCTGATCGAACACGACATGAAGGTCGTCATGGGGATCTGCGAGCGGATCTGGGTGTTGGATTACGGCGAGACCATCGCCGTCGGCAGCCCGGAGGAGATCCGCCGCGACCCCGGCGTCATCGAGGCCTACCTGGGCAAGGAGTCCGCTGCGCATGCTTAG
- a CDS encoding branched-chain amino acid ABC transporter permease, translating into MNKANATLLNLAAVGCLALFLWGAGRFLDGYKVQIINLIAVNIILALSLNLIYGFTGLFSLGHAGFMAIGAYVCAMLVLSPAQKEMLFILEPPIWPFSVTQAPFFLAVLLGGLAAAAFGVLIGFPVLRLGGDYLGIATLGFAEIIRVLANNLPRVTNGALGLKGIPAYANLWWNYAWCLLTVYCIVKLVRSNFGNALMAIRDDEVAAKSMGIDVFKYKMISFTLGAFFAGVGGALLGNLLTTIDPKMFLFVLTFNVLMIVVTGGLGSLTGTVLAGIVITVLLEWLRFVENPISFGGFEIPGIPGMRMVVFSLVLLVIILFRREGIMGMREFSWEGFFRYCGRGGRSR; encoded by the coding sequence ATGAACAAAGCCAACGCCACCCTGCTGAACCTGGCGGCCGTGGGCTGCCTGGCGCTCTTTCTGTGGGGCGCCGGCCGCTTTCTGGACGGCTACAAGGTCCAGATCATCAACCTGATCGCGGTGAACATCATCCTGGCCCTGAGCCTCAACCTGATCTACGGCTTCACGGGGCTGTTTTCATTGGGGCACGCCGGCTTCATGGCCATCGGGGCTTACGTCTGCGCCATGCTGGTGCTCTCGCCGGCCCAGAAGGAGATGCTCTTCATTCTGGAGCCGCCGATTTGGCCCTTTTCGGTGACCCAGGCCCCGTTTTTCCTGGCCGTGCTGCTGGGCGGGCTGGCGGCGGCGGCCTTCGGGGTTTTGATCGGGTTTCCGGTCCTGCGGCTGGGGGGGGACTATCTGGGGATCGCCACCCTGGGCTTTGCCGAAATCATCCGGGTCCTGGCCAACAACCTGCCGCGGGTGACCAACGGCGCTTTAGGCCTCAAGGGGATCCCGGCTTACGCCAACCTGTGGTGGAACTACGCCTGGTGCCTGCTGACGGTCTACTGCATCGTGAAGCTGGTGCGCAGCAATTTCGGCAATGCCCTGATGGCCATCCGCGACGACGAGGTGGCGGCCAAGTCGATGGGGATCGATGTTTTCAAGTACAAGATGATCTCCTTCACCCTGGGGGCCTTCTTTGCCGGTGTGGGTGGCGCGCTGCTGGGCAACCTGCTGACCACCATCGACCCCAAGATGTTTCTCTTCGTCCTGACTTTCAACGTCCTGATGATCGTTGTCACCGGCGGGCTGGGGTCCCTGACCGGCACCGTTCTGGCGGGCATTGTCATCACGGTGCTGCTGGAATGGCTGCGCTTCGTGGAAAACCCCATCAGCTTCGGCGGCTTCGAGATCCCCGGCATTCCGGGCATGCGCATGGTGGTCTTCTCCCTGGTCCTGCTGGTGATCATCCTTTTCCGCCGGGAGGGCATCATGGGGATGCGGGAATTCTCATGGGAGGGATTTTTCCGCTATTGCGGCCGGGGAGGGCGCTCCCGATGA
- a CDS encoding branched-chain amino acid ABC transporter permease yields MTFSMFVQHFLNALTLGSLYSLIAIGYTMVYGILRLINFAHGEIFMLGAYFVFWGVVLLHLPWAVAVLGAILLTAFSGVLVDRVAYRPLREAPRISALISSIGVSFFLQNLAIVVFSAIPRQVHRPDWLAKVMIVGSVRVLPLTLFVPLLSLILMLGLIFIVYKTKPGLGMRAISKDIETSRLMGVPVNRVISLTFGLGSALAAASGIMWALRYPQLQPIMGVIPGFKAFIAAVLGGIGSIGGAVVGGVLLGFVEIMLVAFMPELAGFRDAFAFVLLIVILLFRPTGLFGERLEDKV; encoded by the coding sequence ATGACCTTTTCAATGTTCGTTCAGCATTTCCTGAATGCCCTGACCCTGGGCAGCCTGTATTCGCTGATCGCCATCGGCTACACCATGGTCTACGGCATTTTGCGCCTGATCAACTTCGCCCATGGCGAAATTTTCATGCTGGGCGCCTATTTCGTCTTCTGGGGGGTCGTGCTGCTGCACCTGCCGTGGGCCGTGGCGGTTCTCGGCGCCATCCTGCTCACCGCCTTCAGCGGGGTGCTGGTGGACCGCGTGGCCTACCGTCCGCTGCGGGAGGCGCCCCGCATTTCGGCCCTGATCAGCTCCATCGGGGTCTCGTTCTTCCTGCAGAATCTGGCGATCGTCGTCTTTTCCGCCATTCCGCGCCAGGTCCACCGCCCCGACTGGCTGGCCAAGGTCATGATTGTCGGCTCGGTGCGGGTGCTGCCGTTGACCCTCTTCGTGCCCCTCCTCTCCCTGATCCTGATGCTGGGGTTGATTTTCATCGTCTACAAGACCAAGCCCGGGCTGGGGATGCGCGCGATATCCAAGGACATCGAGACCAGCCGCCTGATGGGGGTTCCGGTCAACCGCGTGATTTCGTTGACCTTCGGCCTTGGGTCGGCCCTGGCGGCGGCCTCGGGCATCATGTGGGCCCTGCGCTATCCCCAGCTGCAGCCCATCATGGGGGTCATCCCCGGTTTCAAGGCTTTCATCGCCGCGGTTCTGGGGGGCATCGGCTCCATCGGCGGGGCGGTGGTCGGCGGGGTGCTGCTGGGGTTCGTGGAGATCATGCTGGTGGCCTTCATGCCCGAGCTGGCGGGCTTCCGCGACGCCTTCGCCTTCGTTTTGCTGATCGTGATCCTGCTCTTCAGGCCCACCGGCCTGTTTGGCGAAAGGCTGGAGGACAAGGTCTAA
- a CDS encoding ABC transporter substrate-binding protein, which yields MKKWFVLLSGVVVVLMLVGTPVGAQDVIPIGVYLPLTGQNAFGGQLELDGIKLAHAEMPEVLGKKVELFVVDNKSDKVEASNAVKRLIEKEKVVAVLGTYGSSLAMAGGEVAELAGVPMVGTSCTNPLVTQGKQYVFRVCFIDPLQGAGAATYAYQNLGKRRAALLIDVASDYAVGLAGFFERSFVKLGGEVVAKLKYNSGDQDFTAQLTEMISKEPDILFIPAYFSEGAIIMKQAQELGAGFQIMGGDAMDHPDIVKIGGDAVEGFIHTTFPYDPSMQDMSPVARKFTENWRKAHPDADPNVNAALGYDTYAMVLDAIQRAGSAEPKAITQALAETKGFEGVTGSTTINATHDAEKPVGIVMIKDGKKQYIDTIAPQL from the coding sequence ATGAAAAAATGGTTTGTGCTGTTGTCTGGCGTTGTGGTGGTGTTGATGCTGGTCGGGACCCCGGTCGGGGCGCAGGATGTGATTCCCATCGGGGTCTACCTGCCGCTGACCGGTCAGAACGCCTTCGGCGGGCAGCTGGAACTGGACGGCATCAAGCTGGCCCACGCGGAGATGCCCGAGGTGCTGGGCAAAAAAGTGGAACTCTTCGTGGTGGACAACAAATCCGACAAGGTGGAAGCCTCCAACGCCGTCAAGCGCTTGATAGAAAAGGAGAAGGTCGTGGCCGTGCTGGGCACCTACGGGTCTTCGCTGGCCATGGCCGGCGGCGAGGTGGCCGAACTGGCCGGGGTCCCCATGGTGGGCACCTCGTGCACCAACCCGCTGGTGACCCAGGGCAAGCAGTATGTTTTCCGGGTCTGTTTCATCGATCCCCTGCAGGGCGCCGGTGCCGCCACCTACGCCTACCAGAACCTGGGCAAACGCCGGGCGGCACTCTTGATCGACGTGGCCAGCGACTACGCCGTGGGTCTTGCCGGCTTTTTCGAGCGCTCCTTCGTGAAGCTGGGCGGTGAGGTCGTCGCCAAGCTCAAATACAACTCCGGCGACCAGGATTTCACGGCCCAACTGACCGAGATGATCAGCAAGGAGCCTGACATCCTCTTCATCCCGGCCTATTTTTCCGAAGGCGCGATCATCATGAAGCAGGCCCAGGAGCTGGGGGCCGGGTTCCAGATCATGGGCGGCGATGCCATGGACCACCCCGACATCGTCAAGATCGGCGGCGATGCCGTGGAGGGCTTCATCCACACCACCTTCCCCTACGATCCCTCCATGCAGGACATGAGCCCGGTGGCCCGGAAATTCACCGAAAACTGGCGCAAGGCGCATCCCGACGCCGACCCCAACGTCAATGCGGCCCTGGGCTATGACACCTACGCCATGGTCTTAGACGCCATCCAGCGCGCCGGCTCGGCCGAGCCCAAGGCCATCACCCAGGCCCTGGCCGAGACCAAGGGCTTCGAGGGCGTCACCGGCTCCACCACCATCAACGCCACCCACGATGCCGAAAAACCGGTGGGGATCGTCATGATCAAGGACGGCAAAAAGCAGTACATCGACACCATCGCGCCGCAGTTGTAA
- a CDS encoding epoxyqueuosine reductase, which produces MLVVALAHPAEKPELDWWFGRRDPPANRILTGIVGRLCDWLAASVEIRAVHLPYHLEKGGTYLKDAAVLAGMGCIGRNNLLVTPEYGPRLRLRALTLDRRLPSSGPIRFDPCRGCDDRCRRACPQDAFGHPPARASARDRLRLPARTGVYGRAACNRQMEMDVAAAVAETVAGFDNPVKLIRYCRRCELSCPVGRKA; this is translated from the coding sequence GTGCTGGTGGTCGCCCTGGCCCATCCCGCCGAAAAGCCCGAGCTGGACTGGTGGTTCGGCCGGCGCGATCCGCCGGCAAACCGCATCCTGACGGGAATCGTCGGCCGTCTGTGCGACTGGTTGGCCGCAAGCGTTGAGATCCGCGCGGTTCACCTGCCCTATCACCTCGAAAAAGGCGGCACCTACCTGAAGGATGCCGCCGTGCTGGCTGGGATGGGCTGCATCGGCCGCAACAACCTGCTGGTGACGCCCGAGTACGGCCCGCGGCTCAGGCTGCGCGCCCTGACCCTTGACCGGCGTCTGCCCTCGAGCGGCCCGATCCGGTTTGACCCCTGCCGCGGCTGCGATGACCGCTGCCGCCGCGCCTGCCCCCAGGACGCCTTCGGCCACCCGCCGGCAAGGGCCTCCGCCCGCGACCGCCTGCGGCTGCCGGCGCGCACCGGCGTTTATGGGCGCGCCGCCTGCAACCGCCAGATGGAAATGGATGTCGCCGCGGCCGTCGCGGAGACGGTTGCGGGGTTCGATAATCCAGTCAAGTTGATCCGCTACTGCCGCCGCTGCGAGTTGTCCTGCCCGGTGGGCCGGAAAGCCTGA
- a CDS encoding YajD family HNH nuclease has translation MQRVVAEARKAREARLKGYREQSLRIHPWICARCGREFSGKNLRMLTVHHKDHNHDNNPPDGSNWENLCLYCHDNEHSRYLDHVEGGSDPTVEEDPGALTHSPFAALADLLKKKPQ, from the coding sequence ATGCAACGCGTGGTGGCCGAGGCGCGCAAGGCGCGGGAGGCGCGCCTCAAAGGCTACCGGGAGCAATCGCTGCGCATCCACCCCTGGATCTGCGCCCGCTGCGGCCGGGAATTTTCCGGCAAGAACCTGCGCATGCTGACCGTTCACCACAAGGACCACAACCACGACAACAACCCGCCCGACGGCAGCAACTGGGAGAACCTCTGCCTCTACTGCCATGACAACGAACACAGCCGCTATCTCGACCACGTCGAAGGCGGGAGCGACCCCACGGTCGAGGAGGACCCGGGCGCCCTGACCCACTCCCCCTTTGCGGCCCTTGCGGACCTGCTGAAGAAAAAACCGCAGTAG